TCGCGCCGTTGTAGACCATCTCCAGGGGTTGGACGGTCAGCTTGGTCGCGTCGACGCTGTACCGCCCGGTCTCGACGATGTCGATGGTCGAGACGCCGTAGAACCTGGAGTAGAAGCCGAACGTCCCATCCGGATGGAACTCGTAGGCGGAGTACTCGTAGGCGTTGTTGCCGACGTAGCTCCACGTCCCCGACAGTGCGGTCTGCCAGGAGGCACCGGGAGCGGAAGCGGCAGCTCCGGGCGCGGACGGCGTCTCGGGAGTGGACGGTGTTGGCGGTGGCGATGCCGGAGGCGACTCGGGGACGGGGCTGATGGACGGCGCTTGTCCGGCATCTGCCGCGGCGTGCTCGCTGCCCCCACCGCCGCATCCTGCCGTCATCAAGGTCGCCGCCAGCGCCGCGATGCCCAGACTGGGGACGCATCGAAGGGGCATCCTCGTGGACGTGGCCGGGTCGGTGGCGTTGCGGTGGGTGGCGTTCTGGCCAAAGTCGAATGTCATGTGCGTTGCTCCGAAACGATCCGAGTCAGGCCGACGTCGGGCCCGGCCTGGGTGCCCTGTTGCCACTCTTCGTGGCGAAATTGCGCTTGTCTTGCTCATATCCACCCAGACGCGAATTTCGGAAGAACAGGACATGCGGCTCCAGGACGTCACGCTCATCAATCGATTGGGGGTCATTGCGGGTCTCCGGGGTTGCCCCGTGTGAGATCGCGCCATGGCGGACGTCCCACGCCTTCCCAGACGGGTACGCCGGCAGCAGTCGGACCGGCCGAGCATCAGCGGCCTCACGACCGCCGCGTCCATCCGACGGGCTGCGGATCAGCTTGCCGACAGTCGGCGAGCGGGCGCGCGATGGCGCCCGATTCCGCTCTTGGAGCCGGTGCCGACCGCGACCTTGCGTTGAATCAGGACTTGCTTCGGTAGATCAAAGGGGACGGGCGGGCATCACCGTGCCGCGGCATTCGCCGAAGCCGATGCGGCGGTAGCCATCGCGTTCGCAGAAGCCGCGCAGGATCACCGTGTCGCCGTCTTCAAGAAATGCCCGCGTCTCCGCGTTCGACAAACGCAGCGGCTGGCGGCCGCCTTGCGTCAGCTCCAGCAGCGAGCCGGCTTGCTCGGGCCGCGGCCCCGACAGTGTTCCGGATCCGAAGAGATCGCCGTCGCGCAGGTTGCAGCCGTTGATCGTGTGATGGGCAACGAGCTGGTCGACGGTCCAGTAGGCGTCGCGGTAGTTGGAGCGAGCGATGCAGTCGCCGGCATGGCCGGCTGCGCGCATGTTCGCGGTCTGCAGCCAGACCTCGAGTTCGATGGCGATGGCGCCACGCTCGCGGTTGTCCGCCGAGTCGAGGTAGGGCAGGGGAGCGGGGTCGCCCCGCGGCCGCGTGCACGGCTCGCGAAACGGCGCCAGCGCATCCATGGTGACGATCCATGGCGACACGGTGCTCGCGAAGTTCTTCGACAGAAAAGGCCCCAGCGGCTGGTACTCCCACGACTGGATGTCGCGCGCCGTCCAGTCGTTGAACAGCGCCAGGCCGAAGACGTGCTCCTCGGCGTCGGCCATCCGTACCGGCTCGCCGATGGGATTCGGCCGGCCGATGAAGATGCCCAGCTCCAGCT
The Piscinibacter sp. XHJ-5 DNA segment above includes these coding regions:
- the fahA gene encoding fumarylacetoacetase yields the protein MNTSIDATHDPALKSWLESANDPSIDFPIQNLPFGRFRRAEDMDWRIGVAIGDQVLDLRRAGIIQSYDMNRLMRLSKEPRQALRQAVSEGLRHGSPHEARFREALTPMSRVELGLPCVIGDYTDFYTSIHHATTVGKQFRPDNPLLPNYKWVPIGYHGRASSIGVSAPALGHSFQRPHGQTKAPDADAPSVGPSRRLDYELELGIFIGRPNPIGEPVRMADAEEHVFGLALFNDWTARDIQSWEYQPLGPFLSKNFASTVSPWIVTMDALAPFREPCTRPRGDPAPLPYLDSADNRERGAIAIELEVWLQTANMRAAGHAGDCIARSNYRDAYWTVDQLVAHHTINGCNLRDGDLFGSGTLSGPRPEQAGSLLELTQGGRQPLRLSNAETRAFLEDGDTVILRGFCERDGYRRIGFGECRGTVMPARPL